In one Nicotiana tomentosiformis chromosome 6, ASM39032v3, whole genome shotgun sequence genomic region, the following are encoded:
- the LOC117277633 gene encoding uncharacterized protein has protein sequence MEDIFKVKQGDTELLREFVDRFQREKMMLPQVLDNWAAMAFASNLNKKISEATRRLKESLREFSTTTWNDVYNRYNTKLQIEEDIVARSRVDERTKSRRSRNRDAGSSSRFRKERDACDRDTNTNARIGDYSFNISTSELVAILRSMGDKVRWTKEMRSNPGRRSPDFWCEFHNDHGHKTADCRLLQGEVEHLLKQVNVISGGEEVNGVTYTATKKTSKFTVTHGKQVRQVLEEDSITFDDADGLIIPHNDALIISLLIHDTNVKRVLIDLGSSVNIILLRVVNEMQMGDKIVPKARSLSGFDNSIVITKGEIVLTTFVEGVIKDTKF, from the exons ATGGAAGATATCTTTAAGGTAAAACAAGGAGATACTGAGTTACTCAGGGAATTTGTGGATAGATTTCAACGTGAAAAAATGATGCTTCCACAAGTACTTGATAATTGGGCAGCCATGGCGTTCGCAAGTAATTTGAATAAAAAGATCTCAGAAGCCACGAGAAGACTCAAGGAAAGTTTACGAGAATTCTCTACTACAACTTGGAACGATGTATATAATAGGTACAACACCAAGCTGCAGATTGAAGAAGACATCGTCGCACGGTCAAGGGTTGATGAAAGAACAAAATCAAGACG ATCGAGGAACAGAGATGCGGGATCATCATCCAGGTTCAGAAAAGAACGAGATGCATGTGATAGAGATACCAACACGAATGCAAGGATTGGTGATTACAGTTTCAATATTAGCACATCTGAGTTGGTAGCTATTTTAAGGAGTATGGGAGATAAGGTGCGATGGACAAaggaaatgagatcaaacccagGCAGAAGAAGTCCAGATTTCTGGTGCGAGTTTCATAATGACCATGGCCATAAAACAGCGGATTGCAGATTATTACAAGGTGAAGTAGAGCATTTGCTAAAGCAAG TTAATGTGATAAGCGGAGGGGAAGAAGTAAATGGTGTAACATACACAGCTACGAAAAAGACGTCAAAATTCACTGTGACCCACGGGAAGCAAGTTCGCCAAGTTTTGGAAGAAGATAGTATAACATTTGATGATGCAGATGGCTTGATAatccctcacaatgatgcactgataatatctttacttatacatgatactaatgtaaaacgagttttgattgatctaggtagctccgTGAATATTATTCTTCTAAGAGTGGTGAATGAAATGCAAATGGGCGACAAGATAGTACCAAAAGCACGATCCTTATCTGGGTTCGATAATTCAATCGTTATTACAAAAGGGGAGATAGTGCTTACCACATTTGTAGAAGGAGTTATCAAGGATACAAAATTCTAA